From Pseudomonas sp. G2-4:
GGAATCGGCCACCACCGATCGCTGGGCCACGCTGCTGACCGTCAACGGCATTGCCGCTGACCAGACGCCGGCCTACCAGACCATCATCGACATCGCGCCCATCGCCGCGCCCTCCAATGCTGGCCAGACGCTGGAGGGGCTCTACGGCTACTTCAACGATTATCAGACCACCATGGTCAAGCAAGTCAGCCAGACCGCCAGCGGGGCCGCGTTGCCGATGGTGGCCTTCGGCGCTCCCGTGCGGAACTGGATCAAGACCCAGTACGGCCAGACCGTGGGTGTGCTCGGCCTGGCGACCATCACCCCCACAGCGGGAGTCAAGGTGCCGGTCCTGGGTTCCAACCACCCGAGCTATATCTGGTACGCCGCTGACAAGGACAACTACGACGGTGACGAAGCCAAGGCTGACGCCGCCGGCTTGAAAGTCATGGGCCAGGATCTGAGCGCTGCGTGCTGGCAGGCCGGCATGGGCAGCAAGCCGGGCACCGATCCAACCACCCAACTGAACCAATGCACGCAAACCTGGCAGGTCACGCAAAAGGAAAAGACCTGCGAGTTGTTCTATACCTCGGTGCGCGACCTGAAGCAGGATGAAGCGGCGAAAAAATGCGAAACGCCGGCGATCAAGTCGCAACTCCCGCAACTGAAGGTGCCCATGCCGCTGCCTGCCGAGGCGGTATAAACCCTTGAGGCGCCTTCCCGTATAAGCCATGCGGGAAAGCGCCTTCAGACCCTTTCAGAGTCACCCAGAAGATGTCGCCGACTTGGGTGAAGCTATCAAGGCCTATACCGAAACACCCAAGTCAGGGCGCGCTGACCGGACGTAAGCGATACTGCGGCGGCAATTGCTCGAAACCGCTGATGGTGGTGTCCAGGCTTTTCCAGCGACCGTCCTTGATGCCGTAGATGCAGCCATGAACCGACAGTTTCTGCCCGCGGTGCCAGGCGTTCTGCACGATGCTGGTGTGGCCGACGTTGGCCACCTGCTGGATCACGTTGAGTTCGCACAGGCGGTCGACGCGCTCTTCTTCGGTCGGCAGTTGGGCCAACGCCTCACGATGTTCGTAGTACAGGTCGCGTATCGAGCGCAGCCAGCCGTCGATCAGGCCCAGTTGCCGGTCCTGCATCGAGGCACGCACGCCGCCACAGCCGTAATGGCCGGTGACCAGGATGTGCTTGACCTTGAGTACGTCCACCGCGTACTGGATCACCGACAGGCAGTTGAGGTCGGTGTGCAGCACCACGTTGGCCACGTTGCGGTGCACGAACAGATCACCCGGCAGCATGCCGACGATTTCGTTGGCCGGCACTCGTGCATCGGAACAGCCGATCCACAGGTACTCCGGGGTTTGCTGATTAGCCAGCTTGGAGAAGAAGTCAGGATCCTCCTGCTTGATCGCATCGGCCCAGCGCGCGTTGTTATCAATCAGATCTTGTAATTCGTTCATGCTGTCCAGCCCTCGAGAATAGTGCGCAACTTTGACAGTCGACCGCCTGTCGAGGTCACTTCGATGATGCCGTTGGAATTCTCGGCACGACTGCGGGTCCACCCAGTAAGAGCCACAGTATGAGGAATTGCCATGAATGATTCACGACGTCCTTTCGATGCGGTGCAACCGGAACCCATCGACGACAACGAAGACCGCATGGGCTCGATGCATGAGCTGGAATTCGACGAAGACCAGCCCAGCGCGAAAATCGGTGACGAATTGCCGGAAGACGAACGCGAGCACCTGATGCCGCGTGAGCGCGTCCGTGAAGCCGGCCTGACGGGGGCGTCGAAAGACGACCACCAACCGACCGACGACGACATGAGCCCGGAAACACTCATTCGTGAAGACGGCGCCCGCGATGCCCACGAGGCGGGCGAAGATGGTCAGGCCGACTGGGACCTGAGCGTCGTGGATGAAAACGATATTGGCGGAGGCGACGGCCTGGACGAGGCGGAAATGGCGGATATCGATCCGCTGGATGGCAAGCGTTGATCAGAGCAGCTCACATACCGCATATCCCCTGTGGGAGCGAGCTTGCTCGCGAAAGCGTTGGATCAGCTTGCATCGATGTTGGAGGTGCCGCCGCCTTCACGAGCAAACTCGCTCCCACATTGGACCTGCTGTGGATAAAAGTGTGTTGCTGACTCGGCAGCCGTTTCAATCAACGAGGGTGCAGGCCATGACCACCGCGTCTTCACGCCCACCCACCGCCGGGTAGTAATCCCGGCGCCGGCCAATTTCATTGAAACCATAGCGCTCATACAGCCGGAACGCCGTGCGGTTGCTGTCACGCACTTCCAGGAAGCATTCCCGGGCCTGGGCCTTGTAGGCGATGGACATGAGGTGTTCCAGCAGGCGCAAACCCAGGCCACGGCCCTGGTTTTCCGGTTTGACGGTGATGTTGAGCAGGTGCGCCTCATCCAGGATGATCTGCACCACGCCGTGGCCCACCTGTTGCTGGCCTTCGAACATCAGCCAGATCTGATATTTGCCCAGTCCGTCGAGAAAGATTCCTCGGGTCCAGGGATGGCTGTAGGCCGCGTATTCGATTTTCAGCACAGCGTCGAGGTCCGCCTCGGTCATCGGGCGGAACGATACAGCGTCACTCATTCGATTCTTTCCAGCGCGCCATCAGCCGGCGCATGGCTTGCCAGACATCAGCCTTGCGCTGTGGCGTTTCCATTAACAGTTCCAACCCGGGCAATGCCCAGGCCGAGCCCAGGCCTTCGACCTGCAGTTCGCGATTGAACGCTTCGGCGTCCGCCTCGCCGGCAAACCTAACCGCCGGCAGGCCGATCAGCCACAGACACACACAGGGCTCGTCTTCGAGACGTGCCGAAACAAAGCCCTGAACGAAATCCCGTGCCGCTTCCGGCCCCTGGTCCATGGTTCCGCGAGACAACAGCGGCCAGCGCACTGGCTCGCCTATGATTTGCGGACTGTCCGGCAGACCGGCGGCGCGCAGCATGTCCTTGAGCAGCAAGTACGCCGGATCGCGACTCTGGAAGGGTTCGCCCGTGGGCAACTCCACCAGCAGCAGGCAGCGACCCGCCCGCAGCAATTGAAGGGCGAAACGCGGCGGCGCGACGTAAGGTGCCTTGACCGGGGCTGGGGTGTCATCCACCGCCTCAACCGGTTTGGCATTGGTGCGGGTCGAGGCCAGGCTTGGGCGAGGAACCTCGATCTTCGGCCGTTCGACAGCAGGCGCCACCGGCTCGGCGACGGTCTGGGCCACAGGCGCTGTCACCACCGGCATACTTTCTACCGGCTCGGGCGTTTCCAGCAGCTCGGGCCGCGACGGGGCGGCAAACGGCAATTCGGTGCGCGGCAGCCAGCTGACCACCTGCATGGCGGTCAGATAAGCGCGGCGACGGGACTCGATAAGCAAGGGTCGGCCACTTGTGGATAACTGAAAGTGGGAGGGATTCTACCGCCCTTCGACGCGGATCGCTTCCCTGTTAAACCAATAGTTGATCGATACAAAACGACAGTCCGTCTCAGGGGGTGAATCGCAAGCGGCCCGATGCAGTACAATCGCCGCTTTTAATTGCCAACCCGACGGCCATTGCGATGATCGAACCCAAGCGCGTCTTGCGCGCCCTCGCTGAACACTGGGCATTGCTGGAACCTTTGTGCGAGCACTTCGACCAGGGCACCCTGAGCCTCAACGAATTGCGTTCACAGCTGGCCGCCCAACAACTGGACAGCACGCCCCAGGACATCACCAGCCTGCTGGACGTGTGGATCCGCCTGGACATTCTCGTGCCGGTGGCGAAAAGCCCGAACCGCTTCGAGCTCAACGCCCAGATCCATGACTTCCTCGCCTACCTGCGCCGCGAACACCGCCTGGGCCTGTGCCTGGAGATCGAAGCCTACCTGCGCCACCTCGAGCGTCTGGCCGGCTACATCCAGGACGCCTTCGACGTGCGCGACGGCGACGACCTGGCCCGCCAGCTGCGCCTGCTGGACATGCGCGTGCGAGACGTCCTCAAGAAACTCGCCAACGATGAACAGGCCCTGGTGGCCGTGGCCGAACGCGCCAAGACCAGCGACCGGCAGATCCCGCTGCGTCAGCGCTATGCCGAAGTATTGGCGACCTGGGATGAATACGTTGAGCCGATGATCCAGTTGGTGAACGCCGACGGTGCATTCGAGCAAGGCGTGCGCAAGGTCGAGAACGTGCTGTTGCGCATGCTCACCGAACAGCAGCGCCTCGGCCACCTGGTGGACGACGACATGCTGCTGCGCACCCACGCGCGCATCCTTGAAATGCAGACCAGTGCCCAGCTGACTCTGCGCCATGCCCGTGAACTGCTCCTGCCGTTACGCGAAGAGGCTCGCCGCCACAACGCCGTGACCCGTGGCGCCGCCCTGGCCCTGGCCGCCATTCGCCGCAAAGGCATCGATGCCGTGCCACAGGCCGCCATGCCGCTGTTCACCCGGCCGCAAAGCACCTTCCTGGGCAGC
This genomic window contains:
- the mksB gene encoding Mks condensin complex protein MksB, giving the protein MIEPKRVLRALAEHWALLEPLCEHFDQGTLSLNELRSQLAAQQLDSTPQDITSLLDVWIRLDILVPVAKSPNRFELNAQIHDFLAYLRREHRLGLCLEIEAYLRHLERLAGYIQDAFDVRDGDDLARQLRLLDMRVRDVLKKLANDEQALVAVAERAKTSDRQIPLRQRYAEVLATWDEYVEPMIQLVNADGAFEQGVRKVENVLLRMLTEQQRLGHLVDDDMLLRTHARILEMQTSAQLTLRHARELLLPLREEARRHNAVTRGAALALAAIRRKGIDAVPQAAMPLFTRPQSTFLGSASQVEAYVYALARFEPKPARFPKSHKTHKGGEAPRAPRTVREMVERCEDALPMPDLMTWLLEQEPDGATDELLYWFSRLSREKRFKRERLERRDYHTHEHQVSLRSFALLSARDTAAEDSASIPHAS
- a CDS encoding serine kinase/phosphatase, with product MNDSRRPFDAVQPEPIDDNEDRMGSMHELEFDEDQPSAKIGDELPEDEREHLMPRERVREAGLTGASKDDHQPTDDDMSPETLIREDGARDAHEAGEDGQADWDLSVVDENDIGGGDGLDEAEMADIDPLDGKR
- a CDS encoding energy transducer TonB; translation: MLIESRRRAYLTAMQVVSWLPRTELPFAAPSRPELLETPEPVESMPVVTAPVAQTVAEPVAPAVERPKIEVPRPSLASTRTNAKPVEAVDDTPAPVKAPYVAPPRFALQLLRAGRCLLLVELPTGEPFQSRDPAYLLLKDMLRAAGLPDSPQIIGEPVRWPLLSRGTMDQGPEAARDFVQGFVSARLEDEPCVCLWLIGLPAVRFAGEADAEAFNRELQVEGLGSAWALPGLELLMETPQRKADVWQAMRRLMARWKESNE
- the rimI gene encoding ribosomal protein S18-alanine N-acetyltransferase; this translates as MSDAVSFRPMTEADLDAVLKIEYAAYSHPWTRGIFLDGLGKYQIWLMFEGQQQVGHGVVQIILDEAHLLNITVKPENQGRGLGLRLLEHLMSIAYKAQARECFLEVRDSNRTAFRLYERYGFNEIGRRRDYYPAVGGREDAVVMACTLVD
- the can gene encoding carbonate dehydratase translates to MNELQDLIDNNARWADAIKQEDPDFFSKLANQQTPEYLWIGCSDARVPANEIVGMLPGDLFVHRNVANVVLHTDLNCLSVIQYAVDVLKVKHILVTGHYGCGGVRASMQDRQLGLIDGWLRSIRDLYYEHREALAQLPTEEERVDRLCELNVIQQVANVGHTSIVQNAWHRGQKLSVHGCIYGIKDGRWKSLDTTISGFEQLPPQYRLRPVSAP